A single Alcanivorax borkumensis SK2 DNA region contains:
- a CDS encoding aldehyde dehydrogenase family protein, whose translation MTVQEKLTANVVVDTNPATGTAVAELSETNLDALPQMLDKARQAQAIWATKSFKERARHIQMMRSYIVDRADDLARTISESNGKTLTDALATEVLPCALACKWYAKNAEHYLKERNRPVGSILFFNKRTHMLRVPLGVVGIISPWNYPLSIPFGEIVMALMAGNGIMLKVAAATPAVGRAIEQIVAAGELPEGLFQHIVGSGSKVATGFFDNGIDKLFFTGSVAAGKTLMAQAAKTLTPVSLELGGNDPMLVLEDADLERATNGAAWGGYQNAGQSCGGVERVYVVDAVYDQFVDLLAKKTRQLRHGIGCNGFDVDIGSLTTAGQLRTVQQHVEDALAKGARIEAQSRPVGNVENGFFFPATLLTQVTDDMLTMCDETFGPLIAVQRVANEEEAIRKANDSNLALTSSVWTKDNKRGRAIAAQLQTGVTTLNDHLYSHGLSETPWGGWKESGIGRTHGPEGLEEMTQAKVVNWDTLPSKRNIFWYPFDQATYNGIKNALLFVFPSGVGQWLSASLKLTPFLVKKMFTGWKTGD comes from the coding sequence ATGACCGTACAAGAGAAATTGACTGCCAACGTAGTGGTCGACACCAACCCCGCCACCGGCACTGCCGTTGCAGAGTTGAGCGAAACCAATCTGGATGCGTTGCCACAAATGCTGGACAAAGCCCGGCAAGCGCAAGCTATTTGGGCGACCAAGTCTTTTAAGGAAAGGGCTCGCCATATTCAGATGATGCGCAGCTACATTGTCGACCGCGCCGATGATCTGGCCCGTACCATCAGCGAAAGCAACGGCAAAACACTCACTGATGCCTTGGCGACGGAAGTATTACCCTGTGCACTGGCCTGCAAATGGTATGCAAAAAATGCTGAGCATTACCTGAAAGAGCGTAACCGCCCTGTAGGCAGCATCTTATTCTTTAACAAACGCACCCATATGTTACGGGTACCGTTAGGCGTAGTAGGTATTATCAGCCCTTGGAACTACCCCCTATCGATTCCTTTTGGCGAAATCGTCATGGCCTTGATGGCCGGTAACGGCATTATGCTAAAAGTGGCTGCAGCCACCCCTGCAGTAGGCCGGGCCATTGAGCAAATCGTCGCCGCTGGCGAACTTCCTGAAGGCCTGTTTCAGCACATTGTCGGCTCTGGTTCAAAGGTCGCTACCGGCTTTTTCGATAATGGCATCGATAAGCTGTTCTTTACCGGCTCGGTCGCCGCAGGCAAAACGTTGATGGCTCAAGCAGCTAAAACGCTGACTCCCGTCTCACTGGAGCTAGGCGGTAACGATCCGATGCTGGTGCTCGAAGATGCAGATCTGGAGAGAGCCACCAACGGTGCCGCATGGGGCGGCTACCAAAATGCAGGGCAAAGCTGTGGCGGGGTGGAGCGTGTTTATGTGGTGGATGCCGTATACGATCAGTTCGTGGATCTGCTGGCCAAGAAAACCCGTCAGCTGCGCCACGGCATTGGTTGCAACGGTTTTGATGTGGATATCGGCAGCCTAACTACCGCAGGCCAACTGCGTACGGTTCAGCAGCATGTGGAAGACGCACTGGCCAAAGGCGCTCGCATTGAAGCCCAGTCCCGCCCTGTGGGTAATGTGGAAAACGGCTTCTTCTTCCCTGCCACTCTGCTCACCCAGGTCACCGATGACATGCTCACCATGTGTGATGAAACCTTCGGCCCCTTAATCGCCGTGCAGCGTGTAGCCAATGAAGAAGAGGCCATTCGCAAAGCCAATGATTCAAATCTGGCCCTGACCTCTTCAGTCTGGACTAAAGATAACAAACGTGGCCGTGCCATCGCCGCACAGCTGCAGACGGGTGTTACCACCCTCAATGATCACCTCTACAGCCACGGCTTGTCTGAAACCCCCTGGGGCGGCTGGAAAGAATCGGGCATTGGCCGTACCCACGGTCCGGAAGGTTTGGAAGAAATGACCCAGGCGAAAGTAGTGAACTGGGATACTTTGCCGTCCAAACGCAATATCTTCTGGTACCCGTTTGATCAGGCCACCTATAACGGTATCAAGAATGCCTTGCTCTTCGTCTTCCCTTCCGGGGTCGGCCAGTGGCTGAGCGCTTCGCTCAAGCTTACCCCCTTCTTGGTGAAGAAAATGTTCACTGGCTGGAAAACCGGCGACTAA
- the ccoM gene encoding cytochrome c oxidase subunit CcoM, producing the protein MDTVVLAGIAVIAGILIFAGCFALFIWLDAGNKDTTQSEKD; encoded by the coding sequence ATGGATACCGTGGTTTTAGCAGGCATCGCTGTGATTGCAGGCATTCTAATCTTCGCGGGATGTTTCGCCCTGTTTATCTGGCTTGATGCTGGTAATAAAGACACCACACAGAGCGAAAAGGACTAA
- a CDS encoding NTP transferase domain-containing protein, whose translation MVDYTLIILAGGQGQRMGGADKGLVELDGKPLVAHLLDNLLPRPSRIVISANRNIDRYHAWGDEVVADLREGFCGPLAGLETALAASHGLCLCLPCDLLKPAAEMIEGLLASASSEHICVVHDTLRRQPLCLALYAEHWQGALGDYLDAGKRSAHGWLDQVPVHPVTISTPLQNLNDIEKRIYE comes from the coding sequence ATGGTCGACTATACCTTAATCATTCTGGCCGGCGGACAGGGCCAACGCATGGGCGGTGCCGACAAAGGACTGGTGGAACTGGACGGCAAGCCGCTGGTCGCTCATCTGCTCGATAATCTCCTTCCTCGTCCCAGCCGCATTGTGATTAGCGCCAACCGCAATATTGACCGCTACCACGCTTGGGGTGATGAAGTCGTTGCGGATCTACGCGAAGGTTTTTGCGGTCCGCTGGCCGGACTAGAAACAGCACTAGCCGCAAGTCATGGTCTGTGCCTGTGCCTGCCCTGTGACTTACTAAAACCAGCCGCTGAAATGATCGAGGGTTTACTGGCCTCGGCGTCATCTGAGCATATCTGCGTTGTCCACGACACACTACGTCGACAACCGCTATGCTTGGCCTTATATGCCGAACATTGGCAGGGAGCGCTGGGTGATTATCTGGATGCAGGCAAGCGCAGTGCGCACGGCTGGCTAGACCAGGTTCCTGTACACCCGGTGACCATAAGCACGCCATTGCAGAACCTGAATGACATTGAGAAACGGATATATGAATAG
- a CDS encoding acyl-CoA thioesterase produces the protein MINWDLPNVHELTVTVPAEAIDVMGHVNNTEYLRFMEQIAWHHTTELGLGWDLYQRLNRGMVARHTEVDYLAPAFEGENLRIGTWIVQNDGRISITRRYQIVRESDSLTLLRGRTRWVCVALDSGKPRRMPVEFLQGYKVTADE, from the coding sequence ATGATCAACTGGGATCTTCCCAATGTGCATGAACTGACAGTGACCGTGCCTGCCGAAGCCATCGATGTGATGGGCCATGTGAACAACACTGAATATCTGCGTTTTATGGAGCAGATTGCCTGGCACCATACCACCGAGCTGGGGCTGGGTTGGGATTTGTATCAGAGGCTTAACCGGGGCATGGTGGCGCGCCATACCGAAGTGGATTATCTGGCGCCGGCTTTCGAGGGTGAGAACCTGAGGATCGGTACCTGGATCGTACAAAACGATGGCCGTATCAGCATTACGCGTCGTTACCAAATTGTGCGTGAATCCGACAGCCTAACATTACTGCGCGGGCGCACCCGGTGGGTGTGTGTGGCACTGGATTCCGGCAAACCACGGCGTATGCCTGTAGAATTTCTACAGGGCTATAAAGTGACGGCGGACGAATAG
- the plsB gene encoding glycerol-3-phosphate 1-O-acyltransferase PlsB codes for MTPWLGLDRLGFFLIRIFLRLCTRANALPSDPKELQLAANTPVVYVLSDRSAADAAVADQSARQLGLSSALRGLTLGKTHLHHSYFQLYRRQIGNRRQRRAVSPPRLEKLVAVLRANPDADVQLVPVSVFWGRRPEKENSMWRILFSDNWSPAGFIKKFFIIITQGRQLYVQFSQPLSLRTLVDQCQTDDQAVRKASRILRVHFRRQQEAAIGPDLSHRRTLTNTVVDSISVREVISAEAKRQDLSEEKLEAKARAYAMEIAADYSHTVIRTLELFLNWLWNRLYGGIRLYNMDNLTKVAGDHEVIYVPCHRSHIDYLLLSFVMFRNGLVPPHIAAGINLNLPIVGTVLRRGGAFFMRRSFRGNPLYAAVFSEYLHTITTRGFSIEYFVEGGRSRSGRMLKPRTGMLAMTVRSFLRDSRKPIAFVPVYVGYEKVIEAGSYIGELHGKKKQKESVGGLMKSLSVLRSHFGQVHLNFGEPIKLVDYLDGHNPKWRNETIAPGENPAWFKHAVAELGQEVVESINAAAVANPVNLLSLALLASPKHTMDVAQLRQQLNLYISLLKQAPYSDCAALATDDADAIIQYGLEHDFLDRIEHKLGDVVTTDEKTALQMAYVRNNSLHLFILPGLICSLVMNARSVSIDVLQSMVRLLYPFLRNEYFLHWQNDEELEAAVNNIVTVLQQEQLITRENDCLHGAAIHTHESDMLDHLGQTVMPSLERYYLTIRLLVQYGSGMLTADQLGELAHQTAQRLSLLYEFNSPEFFDKVVLKNFIAQLYSTGLVTPGGSGALEFDEKLQALDDEASRILSPDISDAIQRVTRVSNLGNLLTASSEAN; via the coding sequence ATGACACCTTGGCTTGGCCTGGACCGACTAGGTTTCTTCCTGATACGTATATTTTTACGCTTGTGCACCCGCGCTAATGCACTTCCTTCAGACCCCAAGGAACTCCAACTCGCCGCCAACACACCGGTGGTGTATGTGCTCAGTGACCGCTCGGCCGCGGATGCCGCCGTGGCAGACCAAAGTGCCCGACAACTAGGGCTTTCCTCTGCCTTGCGAGGGTTAACGCTGGGCAAGACGCACCTTCACCATAGCTATTTCCAGCTGTACCGTCGGCAAATAGGTAACCGCCGTCAGCGGCGCGCAGTCTCACCACCCCGTCTGGAAAAACTGGTCGCAGTCCTGCGCGCTAACCCCGACGCGGATGTTCAGCTGGTGCCGGTATCTGTGTTCTGGGGCCGTCGGCCGGAAAAAGAGAACTCAATGTGGCGCATCCTGTTCTCCGATAACTGGTCGCCCGCCGGTTTCATCAAGAAATTCTTCATCATCATTACTCAGGGACGGCAGCTCTACGTTCAGTTTAGTCAGCCCCTGTCACTACGTACCCTAGTCGACCAGTGCCAGACTGACGATCAAGCCGTTCGCAAAGCATCACGCATCCTGCGGGTCCATTTCCGCCGCCAACAGGAAGCCGCCATCGGGCCAGATCTGTCGCACAGGCGTACCCTGACTAACACTGTGGTGGATTCCATCTCGGTGCGTGAAGTCATTAGCGCTGAAGCGAAACGGCAAGACCTTAGTGAAGAAAAGCTGGAAGCCAAGGCCCGCGCTTATGCCATGGAAATTGCAGCAGACTATTCTCACACCGTGATCCGAACCCTTGAGTTGTTTTTAAACTGGTTATGGAACCGCCTATACGGAGGCATTCGCCTCTACAATATGGACAACCTGACCAAGGTCGCCGGCGATCACGAAGTTATCTATGTGCCCTGCCACCGTAGCCACATAGATTACCTGCTGCTGTCCTTTGTGATGTTCCGTAACGGCTTGGTTCCACCGCATATTGCCGCGGGTATTAACCTGAACCTGCCGATCGTGGGAACGGTCCTGCGCCGTGGTGGCGCTTTCTTCATGCGTCGCAGCTTCCGTGGCAACCCACTATACGCCGCCGTATTCAGCGAATACTTGCACACGATTACCACACGCGGCTTTTCCATTGAATATTTTGTAGAAGGAGGTCGCAGCCGCAGTGGTCGCATGCTTAAGCCCCGCACCGGCATGCTGGCCATGACCGTACGCAGCTTCCTGCGCGATTCGCGCAAGCCGATTGCCTTTGTGCCTGTCTATGTGGGCTACGAAAAAGTGATTGAAGCTGGCTCCTATATCGGCGAACTGCACGGCAAAAAAAAGCAAAAAGAATCGGTGGGCGGCTTGATGAAGTCACTGTCTGTACTGCGTAGCCACTTTGGCCAGGTGCACCTGAATTTTGGGGAGCCTATTAAGCTGGTGGACTATCTGGACGGGCACAATCCAAAATGGCGCAATGAAACGATCGCCCCCGGGGAAAACCCAGCCTGGTTTAAACATGCAGTCGCAGAGCTGGGCCAAGAAGTGGTGGAATCCATCAACGCAGCCGCAGTGGCCAATCCGGTTAACTTGCTCAGCCTAGCGTTACTTGCATCACCCAAGCACACCATGGATGTGGCTCAACTTCGCCAACAACTCAACCTCTACATCTCTCTGCTTAAACAGGCGCCCTACAGTGATTGCGCCGCGCTCGCCACTGACGACGCCGATGCCATTATCCAGTATGGCCTTGAGCATGACTTCCTGGACCGGATCGAACACAAACTGGGTGACGTGGTGACCACCGATGAAAAAACTGCTCTGCAGATGGCCTACGTACGCAACAACAGCCTGCACCTTTTCATTCTCCCCGGGCTAATCTGCTCTTTGGTAATGAATGCTCGCTCGGTCAGCATCGACGTACTGCAAAGCATGGTTCGTCTGCTCTACCCCTTCCTGCGTAACGAGTACTTTTTGCACTGGCAAAACGATGAAGAGCTGGAAGCCGCCGTCAATAATATCGTCACCGTCCTACAGCAAGAGCAACTAATTACCCGTGAGAATGATTGTTTGCACGGGGCGGCGATTCACACTCATGAATCTGACATGCTCGATCACCTTGGCCAGACAGTGATGCCGTCGCTGGAGCGTTACTACCTAACCATTCGACTGCTGGTGCAATACGGCTCCGGAATGCTCACCGCCGATCAACTAGGCGAATTGGCACACCAAACCGCACAGCGGCTATCTCTGCTTTATGAGTTTAATTCCCCGGAATTTTTCGACAAAGTGGTGTTAAAGAACTTTATTGCCCAGCTTTATTCCACGGGTTTGGTGACACCGGGAGGCAGTGGCGCATTGGAGTTTGATGAAAAACTGCAGGCCCTTGATGACGAAGCCAGTCGCATTCTCAGCCCGGATATCAGTGACGCTATCCAGCGTGTCACACGGGTTAGCAATCTGGGCAACCTGCTTACTGCGTCATCTGAAGCAAATTAA
- a CDS encoding class I SAM-dependent methyltransferase — MLGLLPGCPKGLPGFWVENEAQASGQALELVLGWHDDCLGLWRPGGKQTPLTVSFCDGKQGYRLTPERVRHERLIKALGKPKDDRIRVLDATAGLGRDAALMAQAGFQVMLAERSPILHAMLADGLQRAPASLVANMQLLACADSKIAEPSALHAVYLDPMFPAREKSAAVKKDLQWLQRLCPYPDEVEEQQLLDWARALGASRVVVKRPVKAGFLAGVTPSFSQKGKAVRFDIYTCP, encoded by the coding sequence GTGCTTGGGTTATTACCCGGTTGCCCGAAAGGTCTTCCGGGTTTCTGGGTTGAAAATGAAGCCCAGGCCAGTGGGCAGGCGCTTGAGCTGGTGCTTGGCTGGCATGATGATTGCCTGGGCCTGTGGCGTCCCGGTGGCAAGCAAACGCCGCTGACGGTCAGTTTCTGTGACGGCAAGCAGGGGTACCGACTCACCCCCGAGCGGGTGCGCCATGAGCGTCTGATTAAGGCGCTGGGCAAGCCCAAAGACGATCGGATCCGGGTGCTTGACGCCACGGCGGGGCTTGGCAGGGATGCGGCCCTGATGGCACAGGCAGGGTTTCAGGTGATGCTGGCAGAACGTTCGCCGATTCTTCACGCGATGCTTGCTGATGGTCTGCAAAGGGCTCCTGCCAGCCTTGTTGCGAACATGCAGTTGCTGGCGTGCGCAGACAGCAAAATTGCTGAGCCATCTGCTCTCCACGCGGTGTACCTAGATCCCATGTTTCCCGCTCGGGAAAAAAGTGCGGCGGTTAAAAAAGACCTGCAGTGGTTGCAGCGGCTTTGTCCTTACCCGGATGAAGTTGAGGAACAGCAATTACTGGATTGGGCGCGTGCCCTTGGCGCTTCTCGGGTGGTTGTCAAACGCCCGGTAAAGGCGGGTTTTTTAGCTGGCGTAACACCGTCTTTTAGTCAAAAGGGCAAGGCGGTACGTTTTGATATTTATACCTGCCCCTGA
- the tsaB gene encoding tRNA (adenosine(37)-N6)-threonylcarbamoyltransferase complex dimerization subunit type 1 TsaB produces the protein MTRLLALETAGETCSVALLDNGSVIERFEQAPRQQTERVLPMVEGVLAEAGFRLADLDGIAFGHGPGAFTGVRVAAAVTQGLAFAADLPVVGVSTLAACALSAQALKVNPHVIACFDARMGELYLGAYECEPGSANAVLCDGLFKPDALPELPCAEWMIVGSGLVYQDALRAAYGASFCVADAHPRAQAVAQLALPAFERGEGVSAEQAQPVYLRDQVIQGAVR, from the coding sequence ATGACGCGACTACTTGCATTAGAAACCGCAGGAGAAACCTGCTCGGTGGCGCTGTTGGATAATGGCAGTGTAATCGAACGCTTTGAGCAAGCGCCTCGTCAGCAGACCGAGCGGGTATTGCCCATGGTTGAGGGGGTGCTGGCGGAGGCGGGTTTCCGGCTTGCCGATCTTGATGGCATTGCTTTCGGGCATGGTCCGGGTGCATTCACCGGTGTGCGGGTTGCGGCTGCTGTAACCCAGGGTTTGGCCTTCGCGGCGGATCTACCGGTGGTAGGGGTTTCCACTTTAGCGGCTTGTGCGCTGAGCGCGCAGGCACTGAAGGTGAATCCGCATGTTATTGCTTGTTTTGATGCGCGCATGGGCGAGCTTTACCTCGGCGCCTATGAGTGTGAGCCGGGCTCGGCTAATGCCGTGCTTTGTGATGGGCTGTTCAAGCCTGATGCTTTGCCAGAACTGCCGTGCGCTGAATGGATGATCGTTGGTTCCGGGTTGGTGTATCAAGACGCGCTGCGGGCGGCCTATGGCGCAAGCTTCTGCGTTGCTGACGCTCACCCCCGTGCGCAAGCTGTTGCGCAGCTGGCATTACCTGCATTCGAACGCGGAGAGGGTGTGAGTGCAGAACAGGCACAGCCGGTCTATCTGCGAGATCAAGTGATTCAGGGAGCAGTACGATGA
- a CDS encoding ATP-dependent DNA helicase, giving the protein MTTARNHLTDLVRFAPLLPGYQPREPQLEMADAVEDVIGSGATLLVEAETGTGKTLAYLVPALLSEGPTLVSTGTKSLQDQLFFKDLPMVKKALNLPRKVALLKGRANYLCPYRLELHQEDARFLTRETVGQMQIVSHWAARTRTGDIAELQQIPEDAPVWPWVTSTADNCLGTECPRYNECPLMKARKEAQEADLVVVNHHLFFADAALRGNGAASELLPTANTVIFDEAHQLPEIAAAFFADTLSTRQIQELGRDSLSEAGHTAADLAELNRLVAAVDKSSMDLRLSLGDGERREPWTEVAENKAVIEAGEALLQALQELDAFLGPLAKASRGMDACSRRASEQVDCLAAYLKGGQPNRVYWFETFKRSVVLHSTPLSVAAQLRAQRERNPCSWILTSATLSVGGRFEHIQHRLGLDSARTLRLESPFDFKRQAVFYAPEGLPAPNDSEYTAQLTAAMVPVINAARGRTFFLFTSHRALREAAAILRQKLDYPLLVQGEAGRRELLDAFREKGNAVLLGTSSFWEGIDVRGEALSCVIIDKLPFGSPGDPVAAARIEHINRNGGNAFRDYQLPQAVLALRQGAGRLIRDPKDTGLLVVADPRLLTRSYGKLFVNSLPNMTRTRKLDVVQRFFDYLAAQGQEAGKMES; this is encoded by the coding sequence GTGACTACCGCCCGTAATCATCTTACCGATTTAGTGCGCTTTGCGCCGCTTCTGCCTGGGTATCAGCCCCGTGAACCGCAACTAGAAATGGCGGATGCGGTGGAAGACGTGATTGGCAGTGGTGCCACGCTGTTAGTAGAAGCGGAAACGGGCACCGGTAAAACGCTAGCTTACCTAGTGCCTGCACTGCTATCGGAAGGCCCGACGTTGGTGTCCACTGGCACCAAAAGCTTGCAGGATCAGCTGTTCTTTAAAGACCTGCCCATGGTCAAGAAGGCACTGAACTTGCCGCGTAAAGTGGCGCTGCTAAAAGGGCGCGCTAACTACCTATGTCCGTATCGATTGGAGCTGCATCAAGAAGACGCCCGTTTTCTCACCCGTGAGACCGTCGGGCAGATGCAGATTGTGTCGCACTGGGCAGCGCGCACTCGCACTGGTGATATCGCTGAGCTGCAACAGATTCCGGAAGATGCGCCAGTATGGCCCTGGGTAACCAGCACCGCGGACAATTGCCTGGGAACGGAATGCCCCCGCTATAACGAATGCCCGTTGATGAAGGCACGTAAAGAGGCTCAAGAAGCAGACTTAGTGGTGGTTAACCACCACCTGTTTTTCGCCGATGCAGCGTTACGCGGCAATGGTGCCGCCTCGGAGTTGCTGCCCACCGCCAATACGGTGATTTTCGATGAAGCCCATCAGCTACCCGAAATCGCGGCGGCGTTTTTCGCCGACACATTGAGCACCAGACAGATTCAGGAATTGGGCCGCGATAGCCTGTCTGAAGCGGGCCATACCGCCGCGGATCTGGCGGAGCTAAATCGCCTAGTGGCCGCCGTAGATAAAAGCAGCATGGATTTGCGTTTAAGTCTGGGGGACGGCGAGCGCCGTGAGCCCTGGACGGAAGTGGCAGAGAATAAGGCGGTGATTGAGGCCGGAGAGGCACTGTTGCAGGCTTTGCAGGAGCTGGATGCATTTCTCGGACCGCTGGCCAAGGCGAGCCGGGGGATGGATGCCTGCTCTCGGCGCGCCAGTGAACAGGTGGATTGCCTGGCCGCCTACCTGAAAGGCGGGCAGCCGAATCGAGTGTACTGGTTTGAAACCTTCAAACGCTCTGTGGTCTTGCACAGCACGCCGTTGTCCGTGGCGGCCCAGCTGCGAGCCCAGCGTGAGCGCAACCCGTGTAGCTGGATTCTCACCTCAGCCACGCTGTCGGTGGGCGGACGCTTTGAACATATCCAGCACCGTTTGGGGCTGGATTCTGCCCGTACCCTTAGGTTGGAGAGCCCTTTCGATTTTAAGCGCCAGGCCGTGTTCTATGCCCCGGAAGGGCTGCCGGCGCCGAATGATAGCGAGTACACGGCGCAACTCACCGCTGCCATGGTACCGGTCATTAATGCAGCCAGGGGCCGCACTTTTTTCCTGTTTACGAGTCACAGAGCGTTACGTGAAGCCGCGGCTATCCTTCGCCAGAAGCTTGATTACCCTTTGTTGGTGCAGGGTGAGGCCGGGCGGCGTGAATTACTTGATGCGTTTAGGGAAAAGGGCAATGCCGTGTTGTTGGGAACCAGCAGCTTCTGGGAAGGCATTGATGTACGTGGTGAAGCGCTCAGTTGTGTGATTATCGATAAACTGCCATTTGGTTCACCCGGTGATCCGGTGGCGGCGGCGCGCATCGAGCATATTAACCGCAATGGCGGTAATGCATTTCGTGATTACCAGCTTCCCCAAGCGGTGCTGGCCCTGCGCCAGGGAGCCGGGCGGCTGATTCGTGACCCGAAAGATACCGGGTTGCTGGTAGTTGCAGACCCGCGTTTGCTGACGCGTAGTTATGGCAAGTTGTTCGTTAACAGCCTGCCCAACATGACCCGTACCCGTAAGTTAGATGTGGTTCAGCGGTTTTTTGATTATCTGGCCGCTCAGGGCCAGGAAGCGGGAAAAATGGAATCATGA
- a CDS encoding Dyp-type peroxidase produces the protein MDSAKELPVSTPQSGIFDRSYAHHLFFEFSLGSGFELEALRAALREIVVLKSEKTPVLLAFGPDLWACFDSRFSFSAFSLEGHIPATQGDLWVWVQAKESGDLFDTAMQVRKAVGDLLATQLELTAFVYHDMRDLTGFVDGIGNPTGEKAEKAAFIAEPHPGAGGSWVLTQKWIHDLDKFNQLPVSEQENVFGRTKEDAVEFDDERMPTDAHVGRVDVDRDGVAQKMWRRSVPYGDSGQHGLYFLAFCCELDRYDFLLRRMYGIADDSVKDRLLDFTRPVMGSWWYAPSQDWLEAL, from the coding sequence ATGGATAGCGCAAAGGAGCTTCCGGTGTCGACACCTCAATCCGGTATTTTTGACCGCAGTTATGCCCACCATCTGTTCTTCGAATTCAGCCTTGGTAGTGGCTTTGAGCTGGAGGCATTACGCGCCGCTCTGCGAGAGATTGTTGTACTGAAAAGTGAGAAAACCCCGGTTTTGTTGGCTTTCGGACCAGATCTTTGGGCCTGTTTTGATTCCCGTTTCAGCTTCTCCGCGTTTTCCCTAGAGGGACATATCCCGGCCACCCAGGGGGATTTATGGGTGTGGGTTCAGGCTAAAGAGTCTGGCGATCTATTCGATACTGCCATGCAGGTGCGCAAGGCGGTGGGTGATTTACTTGCAACTCAGCTTGAGTTGACGGCCTTTGTGTACCACGACATGCGAGACCTAACAGGGTTCGTGGATGGCATTGGTAACCCCACCGGCGAAAAGGCAGAAAAGGCTGCTTTTATTGCTGAACCTCACCCCGGTGCGGGGGGGAGCTGGGTGCTGACCCAGAAATGGATTCACGACTTGGACAAGTTTAACCAGTTACCGGTTAGTGAGCAGGAGAATGTGTTTGGCCGGACCAAAGAAGATGCTGTGGAGTTTGATGATGAGCGCATGCCCACGGATGCCCACGTTGGACGCGTTGATGTGGACCGTGACGGTGTAGCGCAAAAAATGTGGCGTCGCTCGGTTCCCTATGGCGACAGTGGCCAGCATGGTCTGTATTTTTTGGCATTTTGTTGCGAGTTGGACCGTTACGACTTTTTGCTACGCCGTATGTATGGCATTGCTGATGATTCAGTGAAAGATCGTCTACTGGACTTTACCCGTCCGGTGATGGGGTCCTGGTGGTATGCGCCGTCACAAGATTGGCTGGAGGCGCTCTGA
- a CDS encoding undecaprenyl-diphosphate phosphatase, translating into MDWFQALVLALIQGLTEFLPISSSAHLILPSQILGWPDQGLAFDVAVHLGTLLAVMMYYRRDLIAMVGGAGLAVQQRRMNDDLKLGLLVALATIPAVVFGFLGDDFIERELRSALVIAITTLVFGALLWASDAFGKREFSLARLGVAGAIFIGLAQALALIPGTSRSGITITAALALGYRREDAARFSFLLSIPVILGAGLLKTKDLIEQQVVVDWGMMALGVIVSAVTAYLTIVFFIRLLERVGMLPFVVYRLILGVALLFWLA; encoded by the coding sequence ATGGATTGGTTCCAAGCCTTGGTTCTTGCTCTGATACAGGGGCTTACCGAGTTTCTTCCTATTTCCAGTTCCGCTCACCTGATTCTGCCGTCCCAAATCCTCGGGTGGCCAGATCAGGGATTGGCGTTCGATGTGGCTGTGCATTTGGGGACCTTGCTGGCAGTGATGATGTATTACCGCCGTGATTTGATTGCCATGGTGGGGGGGGCCGGCCTAGCCGTTCAGCAGCGCCGGATGAATGATGACCTGAAGTTGGGTTTGTTGGTGGCGTTGGCCACCATTCCAGCGGTGGTGTTTGGTTTCCTCGGTGATGACTTTATTGAGCGTGAACTACGCTCAGCGTTGGTAATTGCTATCACCACGCTGGTATTCGGCGCGTTGCTATGGGCGTCTGATGCTTTTGGTAAACGGGAGTTTTCGTTGGCTAGGTTAGGCGTTGCAGGTGCCATTTTTATTGGCCTGGCTCAGGCATTGGCATTGATTCCCGGCACTTCGCGCAGTGGTATCACCATTACTGCGGCATTGGCGCTGGGCTATCGTCGTGAGGATGCGGCTCGTTTCTCCTTTTTGTTATCGATTCCGGTGATCCTTGGGGCCGGGCTGCTTAAAACCAAAGATTTGATCGAGCAACAAGTGGTGGTGGACTGGGGGATGATGGCGCTGGGCGTTATCGTTAGTGCGGTAACCGCTTACCTGACCATTGTATTCTTCATTCGCTTGTTGGAGCGCGTTGGCATGCTGCCGTTTGTGGTCTATCGGTTGATACTCGGTGTGGCCCTGTTGTTCTGGTTGGCATGA